A portion of the Candidatus Schekmanbacteria bacterium genome contains these proteins:
- a CDS encoding FAD-binding oxidoreductase — protein MPAKNLNPAKVDYIKPLEDKPYKEVVAEKQNYNAELKKKLSAIVGDQNVKNDPETIARYSKDRSLEPEGRPTFVVHPRNTDEVVKLVKLANETLLPLIPASSGTHNYGCTIPRIGGVIVDLSGWKQIFKVDYRNRATRIQPGVNYNELQEALEKEGLRAMMPLLPRKDQSVLTAHLEAHPMAVAEFVYSEPMYTAEIIMPKGDIFRTGSAAPAPPELMDTTKDIGTDLVGPWGPGFDWNRLYTRAQGTLGIITWANIMAEPLPVKERIYFTSFDCIKEASNFTQKVLRKWIGYECFVLNRANLAAILADNMPDDFQSLKRNLPKYVQVFVIGGLKRRPEERIAYQEADFLDTAQDFGVRPTLDIKGAAKAAPFFAKNLRRCWDKEVYWKEAYKGGSSDIFFLTTLDRTVDFVDVMKAEANRLDYPASDIGIYVQPIETGRVAYVEFSIPFNPNDADECAQVKKLHEAASEAMYTEGALYTRAYGKWAQIVHGRNTIQYKTAKTLKDYLDPNNVMNPGKLGF, from the coding sequence ATGCCCGCGAAGAATTTGAATCCTGCCAAAGTAGATTACATCAAGCCTTTAGAGGACAAGCCTTACAAAGAGGTTGTCGCCGAAAAGCAGAATTACAATGCAGAATTAAAGAAGAAACTCTCGGCAATTGTAGGAGACCAGAACGTAAAGAACGATCCTGAAACAATTGCCAGGTACTCGAAGGACAGAAGCCTCGAGCCGGAAGGGAGGCCGACCTTTGTCGTCCATCCCCGCAATACCGATGAAGTAGTAAAGCTTGTAAAGCTTGCCAATGAAACTCTTCTTCCTTTAATACCCGCAAGCTCAGGCACTCATAATTATGGATGTACCATACCGAGGATAGGCGGAGTTATCGTTGACCTGTCAGGATGGAAACAGATTTTCAAGGTTGACTACAGGAACCGTGCCACCCGCATTCAGCCCGGCGTCAATTACAACGAACTGCAGGAAGCACTTGAAAAGGAAGGTTTGCGCGCCATGATGCCCCTTCTTCCGCGCAAAGACCAGTCAGTGCTCACAGCTCATCTTGAAGCACATCCGATGGCTGTTGCAGAATTCGTATACAGCGAACCTATGTACACCGCAGAGATAATAATGCCCAAGGGGGACATATTCAGAACAGGCTCTGCCGCACCTGCGCCTCCAGAACTCATGGACACAACAAAAGACATTGGCACAGACCTTGTAGGTCCCTGGGGACCGGGCTTTGACTGGAACAGGCTTTACACGCGCGCACAGGGGACACTCGGGATAATCACATGGGCAAACATAATGGCAGAACCTCTCCCTGTAAAAGAAAGAATATACTTCACTTCTTTTGACTGCATAAAAGAAGCCAGCAATTTTACGCAAAAAGTCCTTCGCAAATGGATTGGCTATGAATGCTTCGTATTAAACCGCGCAAATCTCGCCGCAATACTGGCGGACAACATGCCTGATGATTTCCAATCCTTGAAAAGGAATCTTCCAAAGTATGTACAGGTCTTCGTAATAGGCGGATTAAAGAGACGCCCTGAAGAAAGGATCGCATATCAGGAAGCGGATTTTCTCGACACAGCACAGGATTTCGGAGTAAGGCCTACGCTTGATATAAAAGGCGCAGCCAAGGCCGCTCCGTTCTTTGCAAAGAATCTTAGACGCTGCTGGGATAAGGAAGTTTACTGGAAGGAAGCTTATAAGGGAGGAAGTTCAGACATATTCTTCCTCACCACGCTGGACAGGACAGTTGACTTTGTTGATGTCATGAAAGCAGAAGCAAACAGGCTCGATTATCCGGCCTCAGACATTGGCATCTACGTCCAGCCCATTGAAACAGGAAGGGTGGCGTACGTTGAATTCAGCATCCCCTTTAACCCCAATGATGCTGACGAATGCGCACAGGTAAAGAAACTTCACGAAGCAGCAAGCGAGGCGATGTACACAGAGGGCGCTTTATACACAAGGGCGTACGGGAAATGGGCCCAGATAGTTCATGGCAGAAACACCATTCAGTATAAGACGGCAAAAACATTAAAAGATTACCTCGATCCTAACAATGTAATGAATCCCGGGAAACTAGGATTCTAA
- a CDS encoding 4Fe-4S binding protein, whose product MKRKIVIIDENKCNGCGECIPNCQEGAIQLIGGKAKLLAEKYCDGLGACLGTCPMDAIIVEEMEVSEDFDEKAVKKLLESQGKKFVPVAEQVRPHHAGGHAFGGCPSSATRTFNRESESAASSAPTAEIKSELMHWPVQLCLVAPSAPFLQNSHLLIAADCVPFAYANFHQKFLKDKALLIGCPKLDDIEFYREKLTEIFKHSNIKKVSIVHMEVPCCFGLESAVKNAIQESGKDVPFERVIVSVDGNIRQ is encoded by the coding sequence ATGAAAAGAAAGATAGTTATAATAGATGAAAACAAATGCAATGGTTGCGGAGAGTGCATACCTAATTGTCAGGAAGGTGCAATTCAGCTTATAGGCGGAAAAGCGAAGCTTCTTGCGGAAAAATACTGTGATGGACTTGGCGCATGTTTGGGCACATGCCCCATGGATGCGATAATAGTTGAGGAAATGGAAGTCTCTGAAGATTTCGATGAGAAGGCTGTAAAGAAACTTCTTGAGAGCCAGGGGAAGAAGTTTGTACCTGTGGCAGAGCAGGTGCGGCCTCATCATGCGGGCGGCCATGCTTTCGGCGGATGTCCCTCTTCAGCAACAAGGACTTTCAACAGGGAGTCGGAGAGTGCCGCGTCCAGTGCTCCAACTGCTGAGATAAAGTCAGAACTCATGCACTGGCCTGTTCAGCTTTGTCTTGTTGCTCCCTCAGCGCCGTTCCTCCAGAACTCGCATCTTTTGATAGCTGCCGATTGTGTTCCCTTTGCCTATGCGAATTTTCACCAGAAGTTTTTAAAGGACAAGGCGCTTCTTATAGGATGTCCAAAGCTTGATGACATTGAATTTTACAGGGAGAAACTTACTGAGATATTCAAGCATAGCAATATAAAAAAGGTTTCAATCGTCCACATGGAAGTTCCCTGCTGTTTTGGTCTTGAATCAGCAGTAAAAAACGCCATACAGGAGTCAGGGAAAGACGTTCCCTTTGAAAGGGTCATTGTCTCTGTTGATGGAAATATAAGACAGTAA
- a CDS encoding 4Fe-4S dicluster domain-containing protein, with product MAPDKYIEDKENKVKIDAVIDGKTGELDFNTLKSGGVIKQRQKDLFTVRLRCPGGRVPLDRLEKIAQVAKKYGGDYVHISVRQSIEITYVNFHDFAALKKDLDAIGQEIASCGPRVRVPTACSGCEYNPNGVTDTQKMAKMVNDTFFGRELNHKFKISFSGCPIDCARTTEMDMGFQGAVKPVWTEDICTGCRLCSFTCLEGAIEADAETGHPIYKKEKCLYCGDCIRTCPTDAWAGEISGWMVRVGGKHGRHPVVGRKIAEFVSDEKLAPIIDRTLEWYKKAGKGKGRKRICTLLLQDSAWEDFISFMKPVLGENAVLSPLPPTPVEIHFEKK from the coding sequence ATGGCGCCTGACAAATATATAGAAGACAAGGAAAACAAGGTAAAGATAGATGCTGTCATAGACGGCAAGACCGGAGAGCTTGATTTCAATACGCTTAAATCCGGCGGTGTTATAAAACAGCGGCAGAAGGACCTTTTCACAGTGAGGCTTCGCTGTCCCGGTGGGCGGGTGCCTTTAGACAGGCTTGAAAAGATTGCACAGGTAGCGAAGAAATACGGCGGTGATTATGTCCATATATCTGTAAGGCAATCTATTGAAATAACCTATGTGAATTTCCATGATTTTGCAGCGCTAAAAAAAGACCTTGATGCAATCGGGCAGGAGATCGCCTCCTGCGGGCCAAGGGTAAGGGTCCCGACAGCCTGCTCAGGATGCGAGTATAATCCCAATGGCGTGACAGACACGCAGAAGATGGCAAAGATGGTAAATGACACTTTCTTCGGCAGGGAGTTAAACCATAAATTCAAGATATCCTTTTCCGGATGCCCCATAGACTGCGCGCGCACCACCGAGATGGACATGGGGTTTCAGGGTGCTGTGAAACCTGTTTGGACTGAAGACATCTGCACAGGATGCAGGCTCTGCTCTTTTACATGCCTTGAAGGCGCAATCGAAGCAGATGCAGAAACAGGTCATCCAATATATAAAAAAGAAAAGTGTCTTTACTGCGGTGACTGCATAAGGACATGTCCTACCGACGCATGGGCGGGCGAGATAAGCGGCTGGATGGTGCGTGTAGGAGGAAAGCACGGACGCCATCCTGTTGTTGGAAGAAAAATCGCTGAGTTTGTTTCTGATGAGAAGCTTGCACCGATTATAGACAGGACACTCGAATGGTATAAAAAAGCCGGCAAGGGGAAAGGGAGAAAAAGGATATGCACGCTTCTTTTACAGGATAGCGCATGGGAAGATTTTATATCTTTTATGAAACCTGTGCTTGGGGAAAATGCGGTTCTATCGCCGCTGCCGCCTACTCCGGTGGAAATCCACTTTGAGAAAAAATAA
- a CDS encoding CBS domain-containing protein, translated as MTIQQIMTKKIVTVGFDDNLSTVKEIFDHLKFHHLLVVDSDELFGIVSDRDLLKALSPRIGTVLETPDDEATLNKKVHHIMSRKPLITLLPDATIIDAVDLFSKHNISCIPVVDNDYKPIGLVSWRDILRALVNQLEELEGI; from the coding sequence ATAACTATCCAGCAGATAATGACCAAAAAAATTGTCACTGTAGGGTTTGATGACAATCTATCAACAGTGAAAGAGATATTTGATCACCTGAAATTCCATCATTTGCTTGTAGTTGATTCAGATGAGCTTTTTGGGATTGTGTCAGACCGGGATTTGCTAAAAGCGCTAAGCCCCAGAATCGGGACCGTGTTGGAAACTCCTGATGATGAGGCAACGCTCAATAAAAAGGTGCATCATATCATGAGCCGGAAACCGCTTATTACATTGCTACCCGATGCCACAATAATTGATGCAGTAGATTTGTTTAGTAAGCACAACATATCCTGTATTCCTGTTGTGGACAATGACTATAAACCTATAGGACTGGTGAGCTGGAGAGATATCCTTAGAGCATTAGTTAACCAGTTAGAGGAGTTGGAGGGAATTTAA